In the Treponema maltophilum ATCC 51939 genome, CCCACACGGACTGTTCGATTTTTGAACAAATACCGCGGTCGGCGATAATGCAGACGCGCCTTTCCAAAAGCGATATGAAAATCAAAATACCGGTATGTTCTTTTGTGTCGTATATGCCGCTTTCGGTAAACAAGCGCATTGCGCGGCGGAAGACGGCTTCGTTCCGGTAAAAAGAAGGAACAATGAGACGGTCGAGCGCGCTTATGTTTGCAAAGAAAAAAATCAGTGCGCAGCTTAAAAAAACGAGGGCGCCCGTTAAAAGGGGCATAACGCGCGCGGGAAGTTCGCCCCAAAAAAAGAACGAAGCCGCATCTGCGATTTTATCGGACACAAAAACAAAGACGGCAAAAAGCACGGCCGAACAGCTTAATGCAAAAAACAATTCCCAAAAATCATACGAATGACTTTGCGGTGTTATCGCCGCCGCAATTTCGCCGCTCGTAGTTTGTTCTGCTTTTTCTATCGCTTTGCCGATTTTTTCGGCAGCGGCTTCGGTTATTCCCGCTTTGCGTAAAATACGCACGCGCTCTTTTTGTTCTTTTTGTGTGTTTTGTTGTCCGCTCATCGGCAGCATCCTTTGCGGATTTTAAAAAGATACGGTCGGAGCGACGGAGGCTTTTTCATCGGCCGAAAAATACGGCTTTTGCGTAAATCCGCCCATTCCCGCAATAATGCTTTTCGGAAAAAGCCGAATTTCTCTGTTGTATTGCTGAACGGCATCATTAAAACGCTTGCGCTCGACACTGATGCGGTTTTCCGTTCCTTCAAGTTGATCCTGCAAAGACAAAAACTGCTCGTTCGCTTTTAATTCGGGATACTGTTCCGTTACGGACAAAAGGCGGCTCAGCGCCCCTCCCAACGAAGCCTGCGCTTCCTGAAAACGCCGGAACGCTTCCGGGTCGTTCAAAAGCTGATCCGACATTTGCATAACGCCGCCGGCTTTCGCACGGGCTTCGCTCACGTCGGTAAAAACCTGACTTTCGTGAGCGGCATAACCTTTTACCGTCGCAACCAAGTTGGGAATCAA is a window encoding:
- a CDS encoding TPM domain-containing protein; the encoded protein is MSGQQNTQKEQKERVRILRKAGITEAAAEKIGKAIEKAEQTTSGEIAAAITPQSHSYDFWELFFALSCSAVLFAVFVFVSDKIADAASFFFWGELPARVMPLLTGALVFLSCALIFFFANISALDRLIVPSFYRNEAVFRRAMRLFTESGIYDTKEHTGILIFISLLERRVCIIADRGICSKIEQSVWDRLAAALSEGFGKKNARTAGSECSASAEALIQTVNECGALLAKHFPARNENPDELSNALIVLRGGE
- a CDS encoding LemA family protein — translated: MKKSTLTVLVVIGIIVLIVAGACNFYTGTYNSFVTMEEGVKGQWAQVENQYQRRFDLIPNLVATVKGYAAHESQVFTDVSEARAKAGGVMQMSDQLLNDPEAFRRFQEAQASLGGALSRLLSVTEQYPELKANEQFLSLQDQLEGTENRISVERKRFNDAVQQYNREIRLFPKSIIAGMGGFTQKPYFSADEKASVAPTVSF